One stretch of Halapricum desulfuricans DNA includes these proteins:
- a CDS encoding beta-ribofuranosylaminobenzene 5'-phosphate synthase family protein: MARVTVGGRIHFGFQNLSLAHDRLYGGVGVGLSEPRLVLAAEPAEEVACDWPAATSYVERAVEVLGAPGANVTVERRLPRHVGLGSGTRLALASLVAVARAHGRPVDLREVAPDLGRGGRSGVGVATFEGGGFVVDAGHPTELFTSAPPDEGEWTVPPVVARHDVPDDWRFLLVTPEVERGRSGDPEDASIRSVVERADPGIADDVALVLTRQLLPAVATGDHETFGHAVARLSRLNGAWYADEQGGVYRPPAGRLIDALDSIPGVSGAGQSSWGPTVYGVTHASVAETATRAARDALDDLGLDGTVRLVEAAAAGASVDP, encoded by the coding sequence ATGGCACGAGTCACGGTCGGGGGACGGATCCACTTCGGGTTCCAGAACCTCTCGCTGGCACACGATCGGCTGTACGGCGGCGTCGGCGTCGGGCTGTCAGAGCCGCGGCTGGTGCTTGCGGCCGAACCGGCCGAGGAAGTCGCCTGTGACTGGCCGGCCGCGACCTCGTACGTCGAGCGCGCCGTCGAGGTCCTCGGTGCCCCGGGGGCGAACGTGACAGTCGAACGGCGGCTCCCGCGTCACGTCGGTCTGGGCAGCGGGACGCGACTCGCACTGGCGAGTCTGGTGGCCGTCGCACGTGCGCACGGCCGCCCGGTCGACCTCCGGGAGGTGGCCCCCGACCTCGGTCGGGGCGGCCGGAGCGGCGTCGGGGTCGCGACCTTCGAGGGCGGCGGGTTCGTCGTCGACGCCGGTCATCCGACGGAGCTGTTCACGAGCGCGCCCCCCGATGAGGGCGAGTGGACCGTCCCGCCGGTGGTCGCCCGCCACGACGTGCCCGACGACTGGCGCTTCCTGCTGGTGACACCCGAGGTCGAACGCGGCCGGAGCGGCGACCCCGAAGACGCGAGCATTCGGTCGGTCGTCGAGCGGGCCGATCCCGGGATCGCCGACGACGTCGCGCTCGTTCTCACTCGGCAGTTGCTCCCGGCGGTCGCGACCGGCGACCACGAGACGTTCGGGCACGCCGTCGCCCGGCTGAGCCGGCTCAACGGGGCGTGGTACGCCGACGAACAGGGCGGCGTCTACCGACCGCCGGCCGGCCGGCTGATCGACGCGCTCGACTCGATTCCCGGCGTCTCGGGGGCCGGACAGTCCTCGTGGGGACCGACCGTCTACGGCGTCACCCACGCGTCGGTGGCCGAAACCGCGACGCGAGCGGCCCGCGACGCGCTCGACGACCTCGGGCTCGACGGGACGGTTCGCCTCGTCGAGGCCGCGGCGGCCGGCGCGTCCGTCGACCCGTGA
- a CDS encoding phosphatase PAP2 family protein, with protein MALLDVLLSVTAVTAILLALSLPSVVGADRLRSIYRYGIRKRIADVLPYFVFLGIVIGVMGTLRNLGADLSWVVGVEISSYILDFEGGTVIRWLQSFESPLATSYFSGVYIYGYVYLLIFPFLAYLLADDLRPFRTLTIAYAFNYVVGILLYVTFIAYGPRNYPIGVEQLLYDTWPQSQLLTSEVNVNTNVFPSLHSSVATTIAILAVKTRDRYPLWTLIAVPLAVSVCLSTMYLAIHWATDVVAGIALAVVAVTFAERYHDRFTAFIERARDRTRGAYRDLRS; from the coding sequence ATGGCATTGCTCGATGTCCTGTTGAGCGTGACAGCGGTGACGGCGATACTGCTGGCGCTGTCTCTCCCCTCTGTCGTCGGTGCGGACCGTCTCCGCTCGATCTATCGGTACGGGATCAGAAAGCGCATCGCGGACGTACTCCCGTACTTCGTCTTTCTGGGGATCGTGATCGGCGTCATGGGAACGCTTCGGAACCTCGGTGCCGATCTCTCGTGGGTCGTCGGCGTCGAAATCAGTTCCTACATTCTCGATTTCGAGGGCGGGACAGTCATCCGCTGGCTGCAGTCGTTCGAATCGCCGCTCGCGACGTCGTATTTCTCCGGCGTGTACATCTACGGGTACGTGTACCTGCTGATTTTCCCGTTTCTCGCGTATCTCCTCGCTGACGATCTCCGGCCGTTTCGGACGCTGACGATAGCGTACGCGTTCAATTACGTCGTCGGTATCCTGCTGTACGTGACGTTCATCGCGTACGGGCCGCGAAACTACCCCATCGGCGTCGAGCAGCTGCTGTACGACACCTGGCCACAGTCACAACTGCTCACCTCGGAGGTGAACGTCAACACGAACGTCTTCCCCTCGCTGCACTCGTCGGTCGCGACGACGATCGCGATCCTCGCAGTCAAGACCCGCGATCGCTATCCGCTGTGGACGCTGATCGCGGTTCCGCTCGCCGTCTCGGTCTGTCTCTCGACGATGTACCTCGCGATCCACTGGGCGACTGATGTCGTCGCCGGGATCGCGCTGGCGGTCGTCGCCGTCACGTTCGCCGAACGGTATCACGACCGGTTCACCGCGTTCATCGAGCGGGCCAGAGACCGCACGCGCGGCGCGTATCGGGATCTGCGGTCGTGA
- a CDS encoding ABC transporter substrate-binding protein, producing the protein MDDTSDSQDSFTRRQIAAGGAVGLAGLAGGCLGSIQNVLGLASASQVSLRVVAPPVDWDRRANAIAGRLVSRLEDVGIDTRFPLLPPKQFREQVLYRRDFDVYVGTMPVGRDPDFLRPLLRSTHTNDIGWQNPFGFTDKTLDERFGDQRRQSASRRTETVRDILRTIANEQPFVPIATDSAIAAVRSDVADAFDGWQRGPLRDPLWLLGIDPVGGAEPRQALRVTTKNDLPTEQLNPLVPWISEFDPTTSLLYDPLARRYDGAIRPWLAREWSTDGDELTVTLRPGLRWHDDEPLTAEDVRFTYRFVSDTSLGSSDADYPAPRFRRQASLVDEVDVLGPRRARMHIDSSAAVAPTALTVPLLPKHVWESRTGVTDTRAGLTRAVTHANTNPVGSGPLTLRSQQRERSLRFGRFDQHPINRDDGSELADRFGPLAFSELEVLVTPSDLNMVEFLEAGEADVTVPHLDNELVSRIESQESLSLATSPSRTLYHVGFNARRRPLHTPDFRRAVAHLLNKAHIAETIFGGYARPRTVPVHDESWIPDDLKWNGGDPEVPFAGVEDDLNHERAREHFRSAGYSYADGGQLVY; encoded by the coding sequence ATGGACGATACGAGCGACAGTCAAGATTCGTTCACGCGGCGACAGATAGCCGCAGGTGGGGCTGTCGGGCTGGCCGGACTCGCGGGTGGGTGTCTAGGCTCGATTCAGAACGTTCTCGGCCTCGCATCGGCAAGTCAAGTGTCCCTCCGGGTCGTCGCACCGCCAGTCGACTGGGATCGGCGGGCGAACGCGATTGCGGGGCGGCTCGTCAGTCGGCTCGAAGACGTGGGAATCGACACGCGGTTCCCCTTGCTCCCGCCGAAGCAGTTCCGCGAACAGGTCCTCTACCGGCGGGACTTCGACGTGTACGTCGGGACGATGCCCGTCGGACGGGACCCGGACTTCCTGCGGCCGCTCCTTCGCTCGACACACACCAACGACATCGGGTGGCAGAACCCCTTCGGGTTCACGGACAAGACGCTCGACGAGCGGTTCGGCGACCAGCGCAGACAGTCCGCGAGCCGGCGAACCGAGACGGTCCGCGATATTCTGCGGACGATCGCGAACGAACAGCCGTTCGTCCCGATCGCGACCGACAGCGCGATCGCGGCCGTCAGATCGGACGTTGCCGACGCGTTCGACGGCTGGCAACGGGGCCCGCTCCGGGATCCGCTCTGGTTGCTCGGGATCGATCCGGTCGGAGGGGCTGAACCCCGACAGGCGCTTCGCGTGACGACGAAAAACGATCTACCGACCGAACAGTTGAACCCGCTCGTCCCCTGGATCAGCGAATTCGATCCGACGACATCGCTTTTGTACGATCCGCTGGCTCGCCGGTACGACGGCGCGATCCGTCCCTGGCTGGCCCGCGAGTGGTCGACCGACGGGGACGAGCTGACGGTCACCCTGCGGCCCGGTCTGCGCTGGCACGACGACGAACCGCTGACAGCTGAGGACGTCCGGTTCACCTACCGGTTCGTTTCGGACACGTCGCTCGGGTCTTCGGACGCCGACTATCCCGCACCTCGTTTCAGACGCCAGGCGAGTCTCGTCGACGAGGTCGATGTGCTCGGTCCACGCCGGGCCCGGATGCATATCGATTCGTCCGCTGCAGTCGCACCGACGGCTCTCACGGTCCCGCTGTTGCCGAAACACGTCTGGGAATCGCGAACGGGCGTCACCGATACGCGTGCCGGACTGACGCGAGCGGTCACACACGCCAATACGAACCCCGTTGGATCGGGGCCGCTGACACTCCGGAGTCAACAGCGGGAACGTTCGCTCCGATTCGGCCGGTTCGATCAGCATCCGATAAATCGCGACGACGGCTCCGAATTGGCGGATCGGTTCGGCCCGCTCGCGTTCTCCGAACTCGAGGTGCTGGTGACGCCGTCGGACCTGAACATGGTCGAGTTCCTCGAGGCCGGAGAGGCCGACGTCACGGTGCCACACCTCGACAACGAACTCGTCTCTCGGATCGAATCCCAGGAGTCGCTGTCGCTGGCTACCAGTCCGTCCCGGACGCTGTACCACGTCGGTTTCAACGCACGCCGTCGGCCGCTCCATACGCCGGACTTCCGGCGCGCCGTCGCGCACCTGCTCAACAAGGCACACATCGCCGAAACGATATTCGGTGGCTACGCCCGGCCCCGAACGGTACCAGTACACGACGAGTCGTGGATCCCGGACGACCTCAAATGGAACGGGGGCGACCCCGAAGTGCCGTTTGCGGGCGTCGAAGACGATCTCAACCACGAACGCGCTCGCGAACACTTCCGGTCGGCAGGGTACTCCTACGCGGACGGCGGACAACTGGTGTATTGA